Proteins encoded in a region of the Methanofollis tationis genome:
- a CDS encoding cobalt-precorrin-5B (C(1))-methyltransferase: MRREAIVDPVTGFVYPEAWTARCASPDGLDLVASGLGVLTASGAVLRRGFTTGTTAAAAATAAVLSLKGPVSAVAVTLPCGLVFTVPAEGRDGTGSARKDAGDYPSDVTAGLLFVATAERAPAGLTFEAGEGIGRFARDTPRYRAGEAAISGTAMQSILQGIRGAMAAVGLSGVRVRLSIPEGAAIAGKTLNPRIGIEGGISVLGSTGLVEPWDDHLSESAFERIRGAERVVLTTGRIGLRYSRLLFPDHEAVLVGVNLGRALDEVGGEAVICALPGLVMKFIDPGVLEGTGCGTVEELTATPVWPGIMERAFARFRADHPGVRVVIVDRDGGVMGDSG; encoded by the coding sequence GTGCGGCGTGAGGCGATCGTCGATCCGGTCACCGGTTTTGTCTATCCTGAAGCGTGGACGGCGCGGTGCGCGAGCCCGGATGGGCTTGACCTCGTCGCCTCGGGGCTCGGGGTGCTCACCGCCTCGGGGGCGGTGCTCCGCCGCGGCTTTACCACGGGAACAACGGCCGCCGCGGCGGCAACGGCGGCGGTGCTCTCCCTGAAAGGGCCGGTCTCGGCGGTCGCCGTCACGCTCCCCTGCGGGCTTGTCTTCACGGTCCCGGCAGAGGGGAGGGACGGCACCGGGTCGGCGAGAAAAGACGCCGGCGACTATCCCTCCGACGTCACGGCCGGCCTGCTCTTCGTGGCAACTGCTGAACGTGCCCCTGCCGGTCTCACCTTTGAGGCTGGCGAGGGGATCGGGCGTTTCGCCAGGGACACACCGCGGTATCGCGCCGGTGAGGCGGCGATCAGCGGGACGGCGATGCAATCGATCCTGCAGGGGATCAGGGGGGCGATGGCGGCGGTCGGGCTTTCGGGCGTGCGGGTGCGCCTCTCCATTCCTGAGGGGGCGGCGATCGCCGGGAAGACCCTCAACCCCCGTATCGGGATCGAGGGCGGGATCTCGGTCCTGGGTTCCACCGGGCTCGTCGAGCCCTGGGACGATCACCTCTCAGAATCGGCCTTCGAGCGGATCAGGGGGGCAGAGCGGGTGGTGCTCACCACCGGGAGGATCGGGCTGCGTTACTCCCGTCTCCTCTTCCCTGACCACGAGGCCGTGCTCGTCGGGGTGAACCTCGGGCGCGCCCTCGACGAGGTCGGGGGAGAGGCGGTGATCTGCGCCCTGCCCGGGCTGGTGATGAAGTTCATCGACCCCGGCGTCCTCGAAGGTACCGGGTGCGGCACCGTCGAGGAACTGACGGCGACACCTGTGTGGCCAGGGATCATGGAGCGGGCGTTTGCGCGCTTCAGGGCCGATCACCCTGGTGTCAGGGTCGTGATCGTGGACAGGGACGGCGGCGTTATGGGGGACTCGGGGTGA
- a CDS encoding cobalt-precorrin-7 (C(5))-methyltransferase yields MKIVGVGCGPGMITAAAAAAIAGAAVIYGSDRAIDLARPYIREGTAVHEITDYKRLRSLPADTVVLSTGDPMLAGLGYLGGEVVPGISSMQVAFARLGVSLIRGAVVTAHGKDHAAAIADAALEVSRGKVVFLIADPAFSVPDLAAALTPEVRIAVCEDLGYPQERIALGTAGAPPVPRSGLFVVVSGRF; encoded by the coding sequence GTGAAGATCGTCGGCGTGGGCTGCGGCCCCGGCATGATCACGGCGGCGGCGGCAGCGGCGATCGCCGGGGCGGCGGTCATCTATGGATCAGATCGCGCCATCGACCTCGCCCGCCCCTATATCCGCGAGGGAACGGCGGTGCACGAGATCACCGATTACAAACGCCTCCGCTCACTCCCTGCCGACACCGTCGTCCTCTCGACCGGCGACCCCATGCTCGCGGGGCTCGGCTATCTCGGGGGCGAGGTCGTCCCGGGCATCTCCTCGATGCAGGTCGCCTTCGCCCGCCTGGGGGTCTCGCTGATCCGCGGTGCGGTTGTCACCGCCCATGGGAAGGACCACGCGGCGGCGATCGCCGACGCCGCCCTGGAGGTCTCGCGCGGGAAGGTCGTCTTTCTCATCGCCGACCCGGCCTTCTCGGTCCCCGACCTTGCGGCGGCCCTGACCCCTGAGGTGCGGATCGCCGTCTGCGAGGACCTTGGCTACCCACAGGAACGGATCGCCCTCGGGACGGCGGGAGCGCCGCCGGTGCCCCGGAGCGGGCTTTTCGTTGTGGTTTCAGGTCGATTTTGA
- a CDS encoding zinc ribbon domain-containing protein — translation MYSGFPDPSIQGGGGQRPLFWVGVDLNTAGHIAVAAEPATGEVRCFGRSLESLRRGVERAGSKRGLHRKKQKKMILRVIREQNHAISTGIVEFARDTGAGIRMERLFGRRHCNEISADNPETWLFYTLQKAVVKRAEMKGITVEFVNPTGTSKRCSRCGEMGIRQRKYFFCPSCGYEAHADVNAALNIAGIAPAVQRKEQAGKKAARRAIAPAGNEWFYYVPAGPFPGACD, via the coding sequence GTGTATAGCGGTTTCCCGGACCCCTCCATCCAGGGTGGGGGAGGCCAGCGTCCGCTCTTCTGGGTCGGCGTGGACCTGAACACCGCCGGTCATATCGCCGTTGCAGCCGAACCTGCAACCGGCGAGGTGCGATGCTTCGGCAGAAGTCTGGAGTCCCTCAGGAGGGGCGTCGAGCGGGCTGGATCGAAAAGAGGGCTGCACCGGAAAAAACAGAAGAAGATGATTCTCAGGGTGATCAGGGAGCAGAACCACGCCATCAGCACCGGGATCGTCGAGTTCGCCAGGGATACAGGGGCCGGGATCAGGATGGAGCGCCTCTTTGGAAGACGGCATTGCAACGAGATCTCAGCAGACAACCCCGAGACCTGGCTCTTCTATACCCTCCAGAAAGCGGTCGTGAAAAGGGCGGAGATGAAAGGGATCACGGTCGAGTTCGTGAACCCGACCGGCACCTCGAAGCGGTGCTCCCGGTGCGGCGAGATGGGAATCAGGCAGCGGAAGTACTTTTTCTGCCCCTCGTGCGGCTATGAAGCGCATGCCGACGTGAATGCCGCCCTGAATATCGCCGGCATCGCCCCAGCCGTGCAGAGAAAAGAGCAGGCAGGGAAAAAAGCGGCGAGGAGAGCGATCGCACCGGCAGGGAACGAATGGTTCTATTATGTGCCGGCGGGCCCGTTCCCCGGTGCATGCGACTGA
- a CDS encoding cobyrinate a,c-diamide synthase, with amino-acid sequence MIPAIVIAGTHSGCGKTTIASGVMAALRARGLVVQPFKVGPDFIDPSHHTAICGRPSRNLDPYMMGTDGVVRTFISASAGADIAVVEGVMGMYDGLEGEETGSTAHVAKILDAPVVLVADIKGMSRSAHALVGGYTAFDPAVRFAGVIFNRVGSPRHRQMIEKYLSIPALGWVPTERDKSVGSRHLGLAMAGEASMAAFGEVCAEHCDLDALIGSASSSPSAALAPVRQEQQPSVRLGVALDTAFCFYYQDNLDLLGRAGAEIVPFSPLTDALPDVDGLYLGGGYPELHAGALSHSPCTREIRAAAADGLPVYAECGGLLYLCEHLSCEDGDYRMAGVLPGEAGMHGRFQALGYVDARSTGASPLLPTGLSFRGHEFHYSSVETAADARFALNLGRGKGIVDGKDGLSEHATLGGYSHAYLTGDFADAFVAAMGRYRRGR; translated from the coding sequence ATGATCCCGGCAATCGTCATCGCAGGCACCCACTCGGGCTGCGGCAAGACCACCATCGCCAGCGGCGTCATGGCGGCGCTGCGGGCGCGGGGTCTTGTCGTCCAGCCCTTCAAGGTCGGTCCCGACTTCATCGATCCTTCCCATCACACCGCCATCTGCGGCCGCCCGTCGAGAAACCTCGATCCCTATATGATGGGTACAGACGGCGTGGTCAGGACCTTCATCTCGGCCTCGGCAGGTGCGGACATCGCCGTCGTCGAAGGCGTGATGGGGATGTACGATGGTCTTGAGGGCGAGGAGACCGGGAGCACGGCGCATGTGGCAAAGATCCTGGACGCCCCGGTGGTCCTTGTCGCCGACATCAAGGGGATGTCGAGGAGCGCCCATGCGCTCGTCGGGGGCTACACTGCCTTCGACCCGGCCGTCCGCTTTGCCGGGGTGATCTTCAACCGCGTCGGGAGCCCGCGGCACCGGCAGATGATCGAAAAATATCTCTCCATTCCTGCCCTCGGGTGGGTGCCGACCGAGCGGGATAAGAGCGTCGGAAGCCGCCACCTCGGGCTTGCAATGGCCGGCGAGGCGAGCATGGCCGCCTTCGGGGAGGTCTGTGCCGAGCACTGCGACCTCGATGCCCTGATCGGATCGGCATCGTCGTCGCCGTCCGCTGCCCTCGCGCCGGTGCGGCAGGAGCAGCAGCCTTCCGTCCGCCTCGGCGTCGCCCTCGACACCGCCTTCTGCTTCTATTACCAGGACAACCTCGACCTCCTCGGTCGGGCCGGGGCAGAGATCGTCCCCTTCTCGCCTCTCACCGACGCTCTTCCCGACGTCGACGGCCTCTATCTCGGCGGGGGCTATCCCGAACTCCATGCCGGGGCGCTCTCCCACTCCCCCTGCACCCGCGAGATCAGGGCGGCCGCCGCGGACGGACTGCCGGTCTATGCCGAGTGCGGCGGCCTTCTCTACCTCTGCGAGCACCTCTCCTGTGAGGACGGAGACTACCGGATGGCCGGCGTCCTGCCCGGCGAGGCCGGTATGCACGGGCGCTTCCAGGCACTCGGCTACGTGGACGCCCGGAGCACGGGGGCATCGCCGCTCCTTCCGACCGGCCTCTCCTTCAGGGGGCATGAGTTCCACTACTCCTCGGTCGAGACCGCCGCCGACGCCCGCTTCGCCCTGAACCTCGGGCGGGGGAAGGGGATCGTGGACGGAAAAGACGGTCTCTCCGAGCATGCGACCCTCGGCGGCTACAGCCACGCCTATCTGACCGGTGACTTCGCCGACGCCTTTGTGGCGGCGATGGGGCGCTACCGGCGGGGACGGTGA
- a CDS encoding nucleoside recognition domain-containing protein: MRLTDALSAMAAAGYLVRAVALITIGIVLANVITETGVISRLRFLSYPISRVSGISSGSSLALVAMVADATAGKSMLAAFYHDGRVGRDEVVPTLLMGTFPAVLGESLFRVQLPTAVVLLGPVIGGIYTGLNLLSTLIQTAGAVIWLKVFRGKTPGALREEGEPSQINFDRRTLRAGAVKAVSSLKRVVPITVVATLLFFALYAMGVVDVVAALFAPFLGFIDVPGESIAAIVAQALHFSAGYAVVGSLMTAGVLSTEQALITLIAGSMVVITMIYIKYSAPLYLSLFGREAPGIIAKTYLASMAAKVITILIVIAVF; this comes from the coding sequence GTGAGATTGACCGACGCCCTCTCGGCAATGGCGGCAGCAGGCTATCTTGTAAGGGCGGTCGCCCTCATCACCATCGGGATCGTCCTCGCAAACGTCATCACCGAGACCGGCGTCATCTCGCGGCTTCGGTTCCTCTCCTATCCGATCTCCCGGGTATCCGGGATCTCCTCAGGCTCGTCCCTCGCCCTCGTCGCCATGGTCGCCGACGCAACCGCCGGAAAATCCATGCTCGCCGCCTTCTATCACGACGGCCGCGTCGGGCGGGACGAAGTGGTCCCGACCCTCCTGATGGGCACCTTTCCGGCTGTCCTTGGCGAATCGCTCTTCCGGGTCCAGCTCCCGACTGCAGTCGTTCTTCTCGGCCCGGTGATCGGCGGGATCTATACGGGCCTGAACCTTCTTTCCACCCTCATCCAGACTGCCGGAGCGGTAATATGGCTCAAAGTGTTCAGGGGGAAAACTCCCGGCGCTCTTCGAGAAGAGGGAGAACCGTCCCAGATTAACTTCGACCGCAGGACCCTGAGAGCCGGGGCTGTAAAGGCCGTTTCCTCTCTCAAACGCGTCGTCCCGATCACCGTCGTCGCCACCCTTCTGTTCTTCGCTCTCTATGCGATGGGCGTGGTTGACGTGGTCGCCGCTCTATTTGCGCCGTTCCTCGGGTTTATCGATGTTCCCGGTGAGAGCATTGCGGCGATCGTTGCGCAGGCCCTCCACTTCTCGGCTGGTTACGCCGTGGTGGGGTCGCTCATGACGGCAGGAGTCCTTTCGACAGAGCAGGCGCTGATCACCCTGATCGCCGGATCGATGGTGGTGATCACGATGATCTACATCAAGTACTCGGCCCCATTGTACCTCTCCCTCTTCGGGAGAGAAGCGCCGGGAATTATTGCAAAGACCTACCTGGCGAGCATGGCGGCGAAGGTGATCACGATCCTGATCGTGATCGCTGTTTTCTGA
- a CDS encoding PEGA domain-containing protein: MSDDTRSPEVETVPETGEDDSSPTTADLAILSEPAGALISLDGKYTGRTTPATLSALSSGTHTVSLSPDGSSARFDKPLSLSGEQTLTVDLSTGSHTLSDGLVEIEAYDGTGSIFVDSKPDGATIVIDGRTLQWKTPQVVSGIKPGIHTVSVKNGWVDFSVSTKKCLVESGMVTRVVFNQEQCYPRSVTLKSERFDKAEVSVNGKRFNQKIPATVEVWGVSSFVSVHDDTGYYSFTISDFIDCEAEYVLGDPAPATASVRVTSSPAGAGIFVDGFDTGYATPYTIEHLSDGPHLISVSSPGYISTEQRVLLTDDLTPLEDAALSFVLESYPYGSLTITSKSEGAMIYLHGKDTGKVTPHTFRYMRIGTYDLKVLFGGTSQTRDDVTVLPDRDTVCRFDL; the protein is encoded by the coding sequence ATGTCTGACGACACCCGGTCGCCCGAGGTCGAAACCGTCCCGGAGACCGGTGAAGATGACTCATCCCCGACAACAGCGGACCTGGCCATTCTCTCCGAACCCGCCGGCGCCCTGATCTCCCTCGACGGCAAGTACACCGGGAGGACGACACCCGCAACCCTTTCCGCTCTGTCTTCAGGTACCCACACCGTCTCCCTCTCTCCTGACGGATCGTCTGCCCGCTTTGATAAGCCCCTTTCCCTCTCAGGCGAACAGACCCTCACGGTCGATCTCTCGACCGGATCGCACACCCTTTCAGACGGTCTTGTTGAGATCGAGGCCTATGACGGCACCGGGAGCATCTTCGTCGACTCAAAGCCCGACGGTGCGACGATCGTGATCGACGGCAGGACGCTCCAGTGGAAGACGCCCCAGGTAGTCTCCGGCATCAAACCCGGTATCCATACGGTGAGCGTGAAGAATGGCTGGGTCGACTTTTCCGTTTCGACGAAAAAATGCCTTGTCGAGTCGGGCATGGTGACCCGCGTTGTTTTCAACCAGGAGCAGTGCTATCCTCGTTCGGTGACTCTGAAGTCCGAAAGATTCGATAAGGCCGAGGTGTCGGTGAACGGAAAGCGCTTTAACCAGAAGATTCCGGCGACGGTCGAGGTATGGGGTGTCTCTTCATTCGTCTCTGTTCACGACGATACTGGATACTACTCCTTTACAATATCTGACTTTATCGATTGTGAGGCGGAATATGTGCTCGGCGATCCGGCCCCGGCCACCGCCTCGGTCAGGGTGACATCCAGCCCAGCAGGCGCCGGGATCTTTGTCGACGGTTTTGACACCGGTTATGCGACGCCCTACACGATTGAGCACCTCTCGGACGGTCCGCATCTGATCTCCGTATCCTCTCCTGGTTACATCTCCACCGAGCAGCGGGTTCTCCTCACAGACGATCTCACCCCTCTCGAAGACGCCGCCCTCTCCTTTGTCCTGGAGAGTTACCCGTACGGATCCCTGACAATCACCAGCAAATCTGAAGGTGCGATGATCTATCTGCACGGGAAGGATACCGGCAAGGTGACCCCGCATACTTTCAGGTACATGCGGATCGGAACCTATGATCTCAAAGTACTCTTCGGGGGTACGTCGCAGACTCGCGATGACGTCACCGTCCTGCCTGACCGGGATACGGTGTGCCGGTTCGATCTCTGA